The uncultured Sphaerochaeta sp. genome includes a window with the following:
- a CDS encoding FAD-dependent oxidoreductase encodes MKNVLIIGGVAAGATAAARVRRLDNDVNITLLEAGADVSFANCGLPYYLGRDIEYRSSLILASEETFHEQYRVKVHTHTEALAIDREKKQVKALNNVTGEEHVFPYDSLILAQGGKPVVPPLPGVNKEHVFQLWTLADMDRIDHYISEKDPKKAVVVGGGFIGLEMVEALTKRGIAVTLVEMAPQVMPNLEGEFAGFITKELLDYGVKLKLGKSVEAIEDKKVLINDGTSIDTDFVLLSVGVRPTLQLAKDAGLEMGSSGGLKVNEHMCTSDPSIFAAGDMVEISHNILGKNVRMPLAGPANRQGRIVGENALGGNRTYKGVSGSSIVKVFEAIAGSTGMSLKAGRDAGLSVDAVVVHKASHTAYYSGSEKVSLMLVFDKKTKKVLGAQVAGRVGIDKRIDVIATAIAGGLTLDDLAELDLAYAPPFNSPNGPVNMAAFTAINHTSGFSPSVLAQDFEHFVMEQQPIAIDLRDPISYGKANLRGTNNLSQDMIRENLDKIPKENPIILISDDGQKGHVVLRMLKGAGFSRVFNLSGGYISLERYARAIGFQYLQVGKYPILKKSVEDSKETKKEEADESEVLASEGPIILDVRTPMEFEMGAYPGAINVGLDSLQEWAEGIEDKDREIIIYCASGARSSYGMRILNQMGFTNVENGGGLHNMMARG; translated from the coding sequence ATGAAGAATGTATTGATCATAGGCGGTGTTGCAGCTGGAGCAACGGCAGCAGCAAGAGTACGAAGACTTGATAATGATGTGAATATCACCCTCTTGGAGGCTGGAGCAGATGTTTCGTTTGCAAACTGTGGCCTTCCTTACTACCTTGGACGGGATATTGAATACCGTTCTTCCTTGATTCTTGCAAGTGAAGAGACGTTTCATGAGCAGTATCGCGTCAAGGTACATACCCATACAGAGGCGCTTGCTATTGACCGTGAAAAGAAGCAGGTCAAAGCACTAAACAACGTTACTGGTGAGGAGCATGTGTTCCCATACGACTCCCTGATTCTAGCTCAAGGGGGGAAGCCGGTCGTACCACCTCTTCCTGGTGTCAATAAGGAACATGTGTTCCAACTCTGGACCCTTGCAGATATGGACAGGATCGACCACTACATCAGCGAGAAAGATCCTAAGAAAGCAGTGGTAGTCGGCGGTGGTTTCATAGGCCTGGAGATGGTTGAGGCACTCACCAAGCGTGGGATTGCTGTAACACTGGTTGAGATGGCACCCCAGGTTATGCCCAACCTGGAAGGGGAATTTGCAGGGTTTATCACGAAGGAACTACTGGACTATGGTGTGAAGCTCAAACTTGGTAAATCTGTAGAGGCTATTGAAGACAAAAAGGTGCTTATCAATGACGGTACCTCCATCGATACTGATTTCGTCCTGCTTTCAGTAGGTGTTCGTCCTACATTGCAACTTGCAAAGGATGCAGGTCTTGAGATGGGTTCCTCTGGTGGCCTCAAGGTCAACGAGCATATGTGCACCAGCGATCCTTCCATCTTTGCTGCTGGGGATATGGTGGAAATTTCCCACAATATCCTTGGGAAAAATGTGAGGATGCCACTGGCAGGACCTGCAAACAGACAGGGAAGAATTGTTGGAGAGAATGCTCTTGGAGGGAACCGTACCTATAAAGGTGTTTCCGGTAGCTCGATCGTTAAAGTATTTGAGGCTATTGCTGGTTCTACAGGTATGAGTCTAAAGGCAGGTAGGGATGCAGGTCTCAGCGTTGATGCTGTGGTCGTACACAAGGCAAGCCATACTGCTTATTACTCAGGTTCAGAGAAAGTGAGTCTGATGCTTGTTTTCGATAAAAAGACCAAGAAAGTACTTGGAGCTCAGGTCGCTGGACGGGTAGGGATAGATAAGAGAATTGATGTTATCGCAACTGCAATTGCAGGTGGCCTGACACTTGACGATCTGGCTGAACTCGACTTGGCATATGCTCCTCCGTTCAACTCACCGAATGGACCAGTCAATATGGCAGCTTTTACCGCAATCAACCATACCAGTGGATTCAGCCCCTCTGTTTTGGCACAGGATTTCGAGCACTTCGTCATGGAACAGCAACCTATTGCAATCGACCTTCGTGATCCGATCAGCTATGGGAAGGCCAATCTACGCGGTACCAATAATTTGAGTCAGGATATGATCAGGGAGAATCTGGACAAGATTCCCAAGGAGAATCCGATTATCCTTATCAGTGATGATGGGCAGAAGGGTCATGTGGTACTTAGAATGCTCAAGGGTGCAGGCTTCAGCCGTGTATTTAACTTGAGTGGTGGCTATATCAGTCTAGAGCGATATGCCCGAGCCATTGGTTTCCAGTATCTACAGGTCGGAAAGTATCCAATTTTGAAAAAATCAGTAGAGGATTCCAAGGAGACCAAGAAAGAGGAAGCTGATGAATCTGAAGTGCTTGCTTCTGAAGGACCAATCATTCTGGATGTTCGTACTCCGATGGAATTTGAGATGGGCGCATACCCAGGAGCAATCAATGTTGGACTCGATTCCCTACAGGAGTGGGCTGAAGGAATAGAAGATAAAGATCGAGAGATCATCATCTATTGTGCTTCAGGAGCCCGATCCAGCTATGGCATGCGTATCCTGAACCAGATGGGATTCACCAACGTGGAAAATGGTGGTGGTCTGCATAATATGATGGCCAGAGGTTAA